The [Eubacterium] siraeum genome contains a region encoding:
- a CDS encoding CPBP family intramembrane metalloprotease, with protein MQKSLIAVIADRYRQQDFDALTSKDDLKPADIRRICFDLGIALIISALFQKVIFVAMVFLLRGFVSAGLDTGSTLFTVLNYTFSNISTYLPKILAFGAVYLKYRPLRRLDTQYENKSYYPLIFIPAMFAFAMWGSNITTCINYILQLLFGVGEIENVMDAIAPSSFSSGIVTLIFTAFVAPVFEEMIYRHLLLRSLKPIGDTPAIILSALIFGLAHGNFDQFAYAFLSGVIFGLMAVRYDSIIPGMVLHLINNFFVTVITYQKQLTGIGGLWDGLVNAAAALGNIIVNISYFAAPFVAVLLAFCGAARLTAVGGENKHRKLLAIFSPVFIIALVVMLMQFN; from the coding sequence ATGCAGAAAAGCCTTATTGCTGTCATAGCGGACAGATACAGACAGCAGGATTTCGATGCGCTTACTTCGAAGGACGACCTTAAGCCTGCGGATATACGCAGGATATGCTTTGATCTGGGAATAGCACTTATCATATCTGCGCTGTTTCAGAAGGTAATATTTGTTGCGATGGTGTTTTTGCTCAGGGGCTTTGTGAGTGCAGGGCTTGACACGGGCAGTACACTGTTTACCGTACTGAATTACACGTTCAGCAATATATCGACATATCTGCCGAAAATACTGGCATTCGGTGCGGTCTATCTTAAATACCGACCGCTGAGGCGGCTTGATACCCAGTATGAAAACAAGTCGTATTATCCGCTTATATTTATCCCTGCGATGTTTGCTTTTGCGATGTGGGGAAGTAATATAACCACCTGCATAAACTATATTCTTCAGCTTCTGTTCGGAGTGGGAGAGATAGAGAATGTGATGGACGCTATTGCGCCGTCGAGCTTCTCATCGGGCATTGTAACGCTGATATTTACCGCATTCGTTGCGCCTGTATTTGAAGAAATGATATACCGTCACTTATTGCTCCGCTCGCTGAAGCCCATAGGCGATACGCCTGCGATTATCCTGTCGGCGCTGATATTCGGGCTTGCTCACGGAAATTTCGACCAGTTTGCGTATGCGTTTTTAAGCGGCGTGATCTTCGGACTTATGGCGGTGAGATATGACTCGATAATTCCCGGAATGGTGCTTCATCTGATAAATAACTTCTTTGTTACAGTAATAACGTATCAGAAACAGCTCACGGGCATCGGCGGTTTATGGGACGGCCTTGTAAATGCGGCGGCGGCACTGGGAAACATTATCGTGAATATCTCCTACTTTGCGGCGCCGTTCGTGGCGGTACTGCTTGCGTTCTGCGGAGCGGCAAGGCTGACTGCCGTGGGCGGCGAAAACAAGCACAGAAAATTGCTTGCAATATTCTCACCTGTGTTTATAATAGCGCTTGTTGTTATGCTGATGCAGTTTAATTGA
- a CDS encoding endonuclease domain-containing protein: protein MDEKKQYIHNKQLVSYAKKLRSQMTDEERKLWYCYLKEYPVRFIRQKVLFKYIADFYCPKAKLVIELDGSQHYEEKEMEYDKERTAFLNSKGIMVLRFTNSSIHNEFRNVCEYIEQTVNKRMENISYKAE, encoded by the coding sequence ATGGACGAAAAAAAGCAATACATTCATAATAAACAGCTTGTTTCTTATGCTAAAAAGCTACGTTCTCAGATGACAGATGAAGAAAGGAAATTGTGGTACTGCTATCTTAAAGAGTACCCTGTCAGATTTATACGACAAAAAGTTCTGTTTAAATATATTGCTGATTTTTATTGTCCGAAAGCAAAGCTTGTAATTGAGCTTGACGGTTCACAGCATTACGAGGAAAAAGAAATGGAGTACGACAAAGAACGAACAGCTTTTCTGAATTCGAAAGGTATAATGGTATTGCGTTTCACGAATAGCAGTATTCACAATGAGTTCAGAAATGTCTGTGAATATATAGAACAAACAGTAAATAAAAGAATGGAAAATATAAGCTATAAGGCTGAATGA
- the speE gene encoding polyamine aminopropyltransferase: MDLWFTENHSDSVRFSIRVDKQLYSEQSEYQRIDVFQSLEFGRLLALDGYVMITQKDEFIYHDMIVHVPMAVKKDIKNVLVIGAGDGGTVRELCRYSTIEHIDLVEIDKKVVEVCEEYFPEMTVSMHDPRLDIHFTDGLRFVRRKQGEYDLIIVDSTDPFGPGEGLFTPEFYGNCYNALTDTGVLVNQHESPFYVNDAKAMCRAHERIKSVFPVCAVYQAHIPTYASGHWLFGFASKGLDPIKDLDEQHWNSLGIKTRYYNTELHKGCFALPSYVKEMLETGEVLDVRS, encoded by the coding sequence ATGGATCTTTGGTTTACGGAAAATCACAGCGACAGTGTAAGATTTTCTATAAGAGTTGACAAACAGCTTTACAGCGAGCAGAGCGAATATCAGCGCATAGACGTGTTTCAGTCGCTCGAATTCGGCAGACTGCTTGCGCTTGACGGATATGTAATGATAACGCAGAAGGACGAATTTATCTATCACGATATGATAGTTCACGTTCCTATGGCGGTAAAGAAGGATATAAAGAACGTGCTTGTTATCGGCGCAGGCGACGGCGGTACGGTAAGGGAGCTGTGCCGTTACAGCACGATAGAGCATATCGACCTTGTCGAGATAGACAAAAAGGTCGTCGAGGTCTGCGAGGAATATTTCCCCGAAATGACCGTTTCGATGCACGACCCCAGACTTGATATACATTTTACCGACGGACTTCGTTTTGTAAGACGCAAGCAGGGCGAATATGACCTTATAATAGTGGATTCTACCGACCCGTTCGGACCGGGCGAGGGACTTTTCACACCTGAGTTCTACGGAAACTGCTACAACGCACTGACCGATACGGGTGTGCTTGTGAATCAGCACGAAAGCCCGTTCTATGTAAATGACGCAAAGGCAATGTGCAGGGCGCACGAGCGTATAAAGTCGGTGTTCCCCGTGTGCGCCGTTTATCAGGCTCATATTCCGACATACGCAAGCGGACACTGGCTGTTCGGCTTTGCAAGCAAGGGACTTGACCCGATAAAGGATCTTGATGAACAGCACTGGAATTCACTCGGAATTAAGACAAGATATTATAATACAGAGCTTCACAAGGGTTGCTTTGCTCTGCCGAGCTATGTAAAGGAAATGCTGGAAACGGGAGAGGTGCTTGATGTGCGCAGCTGA
- a CDS encoding aminotransferase class I/II-fold pyridoxal phosphate-dependent enzyme: MLSQERAPIYEALKEYRAKRIVPFDVPGHKMGRGNPELTEFLGRECMTVDVNSSKPLDNLCHPVSVIKEAEQIAAEAFGAKNAFFIVNGTTAAVQAMALAVAKRGEKIIMPRNVHRSAINALILGGAVPVYVNPGVNKELGIPLGMTVEDVEKAILENPDAKAVFVNNPTYYGVCSDIKKIADLAHAHGMYLLADEAHGTHFYFGDNMPLAGMKAGADFAAVSMHKSGGSLTQSSFLLTADTVNEGYVRQIINLMQTTSGSYLLMSSLDISRRNLALHGREIFAKVQSYAQYMRDEINEIGGYYAFSKELCNGGAFYDFDVTKLSIHTRDIGLAGIEVYDILRDRYGIQIEFGDIGNILAYVSIGDRELYLDRLIGALNDIKRIYSKDKTGMLDHEYINPIVKLSPQDAFYGNKKSVPIEQSSGKISGEFVMCYPPGIPILAPGEQITDEILAYIKYAGDKGCFLTGTQDLEIKNIMILDE, from the coding sequence ATGCTCTCACAGGAGCGTGCGCCTATATATGAGGCGTTAAAGGAATACCGGGCAAAGCGCATAGTGCCTTTTGACGTGCCCGGTCATAAGATGGGCAGGGGCAACCCCGAACTGACGGAATTTTTAGGCAGAGAATGTATGACGGTGGACGTGAACTCGTCAAAGCCGCTCGATAACCTCTGTCACCCGGTTTCCGTCATAAAAGAAGCGGAGCAGATAGCCGCAGAGGCTTTCGGTGCAAAGAACGCATTCTTTATAGTAAACGGAACGACCGCCGCAGTGCAGGCTATGGCGCTTGCCGTAGCAAAGCGTGGCGAGAAGATAATAATGCCCCGTAACGTACACCGCAGTGCGATAAATGCGCTTATTCTCGGCGGAGCAGTGCCTGTTTACGTTAATCCCGGAGTAAACAAGGAGCTGGGCATACCGCTGGGAATGACGGTCGAGGATGTTGAAAAGGCAATACTCGAAAACCCCGACGCAAAGGCGGTATTTGTAAATAACCCCACCTATTACGGGGTATGCTCGGATATAAAGAAGATAGCCGACCTTGCACACGCACACGGAATGTATCTTCTTGCGGACGAGGCGCACGGAACACATTTCTACTTCGGTGACAATATGCCGCTTGCGGGAATGAAGGCAGGTGCGGATTTTGCCGCAGTAAGTATGCACAAGAGCGGCGGCTCGCTGACGCAGAGCAGTTTTTTACTTACAGCGGACACGGTGAACGAGGGCTATGTAAGGCAGATAATTAACCTTATGCAGACGACAAGCGGAAGCTATCTTCTGATGTCTAGCCTTGATATATCAAGAAGAAACCTTGCGCTTCACGGCAGGGAGATATTCGCAAAGGTGCAGTCCTATGCGCAGTATATGCGTGACGAGATAAACGAGATAGGCGGATATTACGCATTCTCAAAGGAACTGTGCAACGGCGGTGCGTTCTATGATTTTGACGTGACAAAGCTGTCGATACACACAAGGGATATAGGACTTGCAGGTATCGAGGTGTATGATATTCTGCGTGACAGATACGGCATACAGATAGAATTCGGAGATATAGGAAATATACTCGCTTACGTTTCGATAGGCGACAGGGAGCTGTATCTCGACAGGCTCATCGGAGCGCTCAACGACATAAAGCGTATCTATTCAAAGGATAAGACGGGTATGCTTGACCACGAGTATATCAATCCTATAGTTAAGCTGTCGCCGCAGGACGCATTCTACGGAAACAAGAAAAGCGTACCGATCGAACAAAGTTCCGGCAAGATAAGCGGTGAATTTGTAATGTGCTATCCGCCCGGAATACCGATACTTGCACCCGGTGAGCAGATAACAGACGAAATTCTCGCATATATAAAATATGCAGGGGATAAGGGCTGTTTCCTTACAGGTACACAGGACCTCGAAATAAAGAATATTATGATACTGGACGAATAA
- a CDS encoding CPBP family intramembrane metalloprotease yields MCAADFKSACGKAGLALIIIFAARCIADAAAWLIGTVMSGCDSQIVSSVQSLSSVIILYGLAIAVTARVFGYRFDKTVYKKPKRLGKAISWFVPMYGAGQIANIIVLAVSFLLIHNQSAVEDTLTPIISSGTGSGAWYLAFLFIQMVILAPLFEEYWFRGVIQTSLMPYGNGFAILVSALCFGMAHGNIHQFCYTFIVGICLGYVRYATGSIMPTTIMHAMFNSIAAIAVVAVKTDTFVTAMSKMQKGSPVTSGEEAYLTVLMIYVVLVLIIALVGMGAAIGKLKNNRLYRPVNNYPDLSKKQKFAAIAKNPLFIVGFLACTAYIILVMII; encoded by the coding sequence ATGTGCGCAGCTGATTTCAAGAGCGCCTGCGGGAAAGCGGGGCTTGCGCTTATAATAATATTTGCGGCACGTTGTATTGCAGATGCGGCGGCGTGGCTTATAGGCACTGTTATGAGCGGATGCGACAGTCAGATAGTATCATCTGTGCAGTCGCTTTCGAGCGTAATTATATTATACGGCCTTGCGATAGCGGTTACCGCAAGGGTTTTCGGCTATCGGTTTGACAAGACGGTGTACAAAAAGCCGAAAAGGCTCGGCAAGGCTATATCGTGGTTTGTACCTATGTACGGCGCAGGTCAGATAGCTAATATAATAGTGCTTGCCGTATCATTTCTGCTTATACACAATCAATCGGCGGTCGAGGATACGCTTACTCCGATAATTTCTTCGGGAACGGGAAGCGGTGCGTGGTATCTTGCGTTTTTGTTCATACAGATGGTAATCCTTGCTCCGTTGTTTGAGGAATACTGGTTCAGAGGCGTTATACAGACCTCGCTTATGCCTTACGGCAACGGATTTGCGATACTTGTTTCCGCTCTTTGCTTCGGTATGGCACACGGAAATATACACCAGTTCTGCTATACATTTATTGTGGGTATCTGCCTTGGATATGTGAGATATGCGACAGGCAGTATTATGCCGACAACTATAATGCACGCAATGTTCAACTCGATAGCGGCAATAGCCGTTGTTGCGGTCAAAACCGACACGTTTGTAACGGCGATGTCAAAGATGCAGAAGGGAAGCCCCGTGACAAGCGGCGAGGAAGCCTATCTTACTGTGCTGATGATTTATGTCGTGCTTGTGCTGATAATTGCACTTGTCGGAATGGGGGCTGCTATAGGAAAGCTGAAGAACAACCGACTTTACCGTCCGGTAAATAATTACCCTGATCTTTCAAAAAAGCAGAAATTTGCCGCAATTGCTAAGAATCCGCTTTTTATCGTGGGATTTCTTGCGTGTACTGCGTATATAATACTTGTGATGATTATTTAA